One Syntrophales bacterium DNA window includes the following coding sequences:
- a CDS encoding TonB C-terminal domain-containing protein, with protein sequence MVEGFDRGYAGGGLKGTLVLSLLLHTALFALLVLSPSFPSPKLTFGPVYNVSLVEAPGGFTASGNASSIRDNAGAAEKEFKGVKRVETAVKRSSAALPAVPISRIENRGRDERAVEKAIENIRKKAAASGEPQKSLEQTGASNRTASAAASGSAEKAKGAVGESSGVTASSGGATGGDARVNAYYRVIWLRIKGQWALPVGMIPKATLESVISITILRTGAVTEVRFEKSSGNRYFDESAMKAIQKASPLPPLPDWLTGNNLNIGIRFHSSELMN encoded by the coding sequence GGGTACGCGGGCGGCGGGTTGAAGGGCACGTTGGTTTTGTCATTGCTGCTTCACACGGCGCTTTTTGCCCTCCTTGTTTTGTCCCCTTCGTTTCCTTCGCCGAAGCTCACCTTTGGTCCCGTCTATAATGTCTCTCTTGTTGAGGCCCCCGGAGGGTTCACGGCAAGCGGCAATGCCTCCTCTATCCGCGACAATGCCGGCGCTGCTGAAAAAGAGTTCAAGGGGGTAAAGCGGGTTGAGACGGCAGTAAAAAGGAGTTCGGCCGCCTTGCCTGCCGTTCCGATCAGCAGAATAGAGAACCGTGGCCGGGATGAGCGCGCCGTGGAGAAGGCGATAGAGAACATCAGAAAAAAAGCCGCTGCCAGTGGGGAGCCGCAAAAGTCGCTGGAACAGACCGGCGCCTCGAATAGAACGGCAAGTGCAGCAGCCTCTGGTTCAGCCGAAAAGGCGAAGGGCGCAGTCGGCGAAAGCAGCGGCGTGACAGCTTCTTCCGGCGGGGCGACCGGTGGAGATGCAAGAGTCAACGCTTATTACCGGGTAATATGGCTCCGAATTAAAGGGCAGTGGGCGCTGCCGGTCGGGATGATTCCCAAAGCAACGCTGGAGTCAGTCATTTCCATAACGATTCTTCGCACCGGCGCGGTTACGGAGGTCCGATTTGAAAAATCATCAGGGAACCGGTATTTTGACGAATCAGCCATGAAGGCCATTCAAAAGGCAAGCCCGTTGCCGCCCTTGCCCGATTGGCTCACCGGCAACAACTTGAATATCGGCATCCGATTTCACTCCTCTGAATTAATGAATTAG